GCAGCcagtgggtgccgggggggggggtcgcagGTTTCCCTCACGCCCCAGCACTCCTCCGAAGCGCCCCAGACACGCGTGTTTTAAGGACTCCCCGGAGAACATAGCGGTGGATGCTCTGTTTACCCGGATCCATCCCGTTGCTCGTTAACCCCATCACATGTTCCCGTTTGCTCAGGGCCCCCCCGCAtcccccgccgcctctccctgTCCTCTGCTAATAAGGGATCTCTGTGCCACCGGCTCGGTGGCGGTGGCAGCTCTCTCCAGACGGGGATTAAGGCCGCCCTTGGCCGGCATTACGGCCAtcggcagcccccggctccccccggcacATTGGGGTTCAGCCCCGGGGTGGAAATGCGCAGCTTTCCGGGGCACGGTGACAAGGGGACAAGGCCGTCCCCAGGGAGGACAGGGCCCTGCGTCCAGGGAAGGAGGGTTCGTGTgccggggaggaggcaggaaagcGGCCGCCGGAGCAGCTCCTTCTCCCTCCGCGGGGCTTCGCTTCGGTGCGAGTGATGGAGAGATGCCATTTCCACGGGGTTTCTGTACCTCTCCGTGGGGATGTGCCCATGTGGGGGACCTGCGAGGGGGGACGTGCCCCCTCCGGGCAGAGGAACTGGGGGGACGGGTGGGTTTTAGAACGCTGGTAGGAGGGGGGTGTGCTTTCGGAGGACGAGGAGGGGTTTGTCGGGCTCTTCCTCGCTATGGTGGTTTCTCCCTTGTTTTAATGGGAAATAGTGGGAAGCAAGAAAGCAGCGTTTCCGCTTCTCTGCCCTCTTTCACGCTCATGAAATGGGACTCtctgggcttttaaaaaaaaaaaaaaaaaaaaaaaaagaaggggtttaTAAACCAGGAATTCCTCCCTCCTGGAGTGCAGAAGCCTCTTGCCAAGTTTCAGCCCCAGGCTGTTCTTCTGGCCTCCTTCAAACCGCGCACACGcacacaacccccccaccccaaaaaaaaaaaaaaaaaaaaaaagagaggttttcGGATGGCAGCGCCGATCCTGCGAGGGGTTTGGATGAAAAGACGAGCcgaagaggggaaggggaaagcggGGAAGCTGCGAGAGACCTGCATTCCCGTAAAAACTAGCCCTcccgagccccccccgccccttgctGGCCACCAGGGTGAAACCTCAGACCCCGCTTGCTTTTAACCTCCGTTTTTTTTGACGCTCGAGCAGAAAAAAGGTATATTTTTATCTGCCGAGCCCTGGGCTGCCGGGCTttttagctgaaagaaaaaattccGGGGGGGGGCgtccccagctgcagggagggctCTGGAGGCGGGGGCTGGGGTGTAGATCCCTGGGGGGATGCGGGTGAAACCTCTTGGACATCaggtttaggaaaataaaatatctgtccTCTGCCCGGGACGGGGGTTAAAGCCCCCCCTGCGTCCCAGACGGGCACGAATGTGCCCGTCTGGGACGCAGGGGGGGCTTTAACCCCCCCTCCCAGGCAAAGGATGGCTGTTTTATTTTGGGGTACAGGGAGGGTAACTCCCCATCGCTTGGGGAACATCATCTTCGTGGGTCGATGAGGCAGCGAAGGCAGAGCGACAGCGgccccgtgtgtgtcccccccgcgccgccgcgcccccccaCCTTCCATGTCACCGAGcgagccccggggcgggggatGTGACATCTCTCCTCCGCTGTCACCGCGGATAAAACCCAAAAGGGCCTCACTGCGCCGCTTTTCCTCTGCCTCAACACGCGTGCGATGAGTTGGGCGGTCTCAGCCTCCCGCCTCCGCTCTGTCCCACGGGGGTttggcgggcggggaggggggggggtgggaggacaCAGGGATGGGATCGCTGTGGctggggagggcggggaggggggtgtcagaGATGAGGAGCTGAGGGTGGAGACAGGCAGAGACCTGGCAGCGCTCATCACCGCCCTGAgcatcccctccctcaccccaacACCTCCAACCCCGAGGCACAACGTGGGACACCCCCTGGTGAGGAGGcaaagaggtgggggggggggtgggtaaaGGGGCTGGGGGTCTCAGGCAGAGTGTAATTCAGGCGTTCCAGGCATTTCCTAGCTGaggcttttaaatttcttttcatcccttttctccGCTGACTCCGTTGCAAAATCCTGGCTTTCAaagagcaaaatttaaaaaaaaaaaaaaaagaaaaaaatatatatttatacacacatatatacacacgcaatatatatatttatacattattatatataatatatatatatttatacacatatggGATTGTTTGCGTTTGCTTTGTGGTTCCTGAGTACGTAGCCACATCATTTCCCGAGCTTTTCTGTGCCTCTCAACTCATTTAaaggccggggctggggggtggaaTCCCAGATTTTTCTCTCTTACCGCCGTGACCGTCGGTGGAGGGACTTTCTGGGCAAGCGACGAACGAACGCGGCTGGATTTGCGAGCGGGTCCTGCAGGCTGCGGCTGCTGCACCCCGGGGCGCTGCCGCtcgggcagggtgggggggacagcCGACAAATCCCCctagaaaatgtttttaaccCTCTTTGCTCCCAGACAAGAGGAGCCACAGGGGGGTCCtcttgggcccctcactccaagaaagacattgaggggctggagcgcgtccagagaagggcaacggagctggtgaggggtctggagcacaagtcttgtgaggagcggctgagggagctgggggtgttcagcctggagaagaggaggctgaggggagaccttctcgctctctacaaccccctgaaaggaggggttagccagggggggtcggtctctgctcccagggaacaggcgatgggacaaggggaaacggcctcaagttgcgctaggtggttagattggatattaggggaaattttcacactgaaagggttattaagcgctggaacaggctgcccagggaaggggttgaggcaccgtccctggaggtgtttaacagACGGGCAGACACAGAGCTcagagatatgggttagtgacgggttttgtcagagttaggttgatggttggactcgatgatccgaaaggtcccttccgagcTGGGCgactctgtggttctgtgattcctTTCACCACCACCCAGTcgctgggaccccccccggggctggtgtCTGGGGCTCCTCGTCTCtcggggatgctgcggggctcGAGGCGGACCGGGGGGACATTTTGGTGGGCTGCTTCTCCAGGCCAGGCTGTGGGCCAGGGCACGGGGCTGGGAACACCCCACTTGGAAAGGGGCTAAAGCCAAAATCGCTCTTTAGCCGCGTTGAGAAGCCGCAGAGCCGGAAGCATCCCGTGGGCAACCCCATCCTCCCCGGGGGCAGGAGAAGCTGTGGAGCATCTCCAGGTGCAGAAAGTGGATTTTCCTGGTTGATGTAAGGGGAAAAACCTCCTTCAAACTCCCCGGGAGGTTTGCAACACCCTAAGGGACGCTTTGGGGTTTGTTCCCTGCCCATAAAGCCCTAAGGATGCAGGCAGGGCCGGGAGCGAGGATGACGGTGCAAAGATGATGCCCGAGGAGCTTGATGCCGGGTGGCACCAGAAAataaccccaaaaaacccactaaCAGCAGGATTTAAGCCAAAGAATTTGCAGATCTGAGACTTCGGAGCTGGGTTAGAGGACTTTTCCCGGAGCATTTGGGTGCCGTACTTTTGCGTCACCGCCATCCCCCGGCCAGCGGCACCCTCCGGCTAAATACACCCACCGCACGGATCCTGCCGTGGCTTCGTTAGCAGCCGGCAGCTCGTGGAAACTCTCTTCCGCGTGCCGCTAATTACACGGTAACGAGCTGGATTAATTGCCTGCCAGCAAATGTGCCAGGATGCTCCATGGTGTCTGGTTATGGCTGCGAGCAGCACCTCAGGGTGGGCATCAGGCAGACCACCCCCCTTGGAAATCCGGGATATGGGCTTTGCCCATATCCCGGATTTCCAAGGGGGGTGGTCTGCCTGGCTGAATTTTGCGGCCGTGCGGCTGAATTTTGGGGCTGCTCGTCCTCCTGGAAGACCCTCATCCTGCTAACTTTTGGAGGCTGCAAGCTGCTGATGGTCCCAGGGATCCCCCTTGGTTTAGCTTCGCCGTTTGGCTCCGAaccggattaaaaaaaaataaaggtttcgATGAAAAGCGGCGCCGGAGGAGGGTTCGGCCCCCGCCGCCCAGGGCCTGATGGGGTTAAAAAATTTGCGGCTGCAAAGTTGCAGGAAGCACCCCAAGCGTCGTTTCCTACTTCTGCAAAAGCCCGGCTGCCCCGCAGGCGCAGGAAGGTTTTGGGGCGCTCGGAGGGATGGTGCCTCGGGGACCCCCAGCGGGGTGGCGGTGATGGAGATGTCGCAGGGATGCTGGTAGGGGGTGAGTGCATCCCTGGTGGGGCTGGTTGCTCCTCCGTGCTCCGGCGTTGGGttggggatgctgtggggtggCCGCGGGGGATGCCACGCGGTGCTCGGTACCAGCCACCGGGACCGGGGCAGCTGCCgcctccagcagccccctgtgGCCCGAATTGGGTTGCGGGGGCTCAAATCCAGCTGAGGGGACGTTGCTGGGAAAACCCCGTGGGCCTTTCTTGCTACCGGCCCTGCGGTTGGGTTTTCGGCATCCGGCGCCTCTCGAGCTGCCGCTGCGGCTCTGGGAATTCAGGCACATGGAGGAGAGGGGTGAGGGTGAGCTCCTGCTTTGCGGTCATCAATGAAATGAGTGTGCCGGGCCTCTGCTGTGATCCCTCTCGCTGTCAGCCCCCCAGAGCCAGAGGGGCCTCGGGGtgctcctgcctcccccggcACCGTCCTGCACCGTGATGGCACTGCTGACGGTCCCCAGGCTGTGGCTGCCTGGCTGGGGTGACGTCCAGAGGGTGCCAGCATGGTCTGCGTGTCACCCGGTGCCACCCCAGGGGCAAAAAGCCTTTTAGGGTGTCCCTGGGGGGCTCCTTTCCACAGGGACCTTGGGGGCCATGGGGGATGCAGCAGCTCTGGCTTTGTGGTGCTGATGGTGGGACACAGGGTGGGGGGTGGCCCGAGGATGTCACCCCCCCGTCATGGGGGGACTGCTCTTGTCTCCAGGgtctgggggagaggggaagccctggcagtggaggggagggatggacagggacacctcgaACAGAGCCCGCTGTGTcccactgagcatccctccctctgcctcagcccccccaggacGCGGCGGCGATGATGTGACCTACATTCGTGACAAGGAGGTCCCCAGCCCgctgccaccaccaccgccgccgccgggccaTGAAGCGGCGCAAGTGACAGGGACGCGGTGCCTGCGGGCCATGGCCAGCCCGGCACCATGGCTGCGCTGGACACAAACAGAGCTGACGcgctgggagggagaggaggaggaggaggaggaggaggaggaggaggaagaggacgaCTTTGGAAGGCGGATGGACGAGGATGGGGTCATCGGcctgggggaggctgctgggagccCACCGTGGGGTGagtcctcccctccctgctgcccacagACCCttgtgggggggtgctgggggtcccaggAGCggaggggggctgcggggggggcacgggctggctggcagcagccccgcAGCGCCGGTGTTTTGCAGGCGATGGCGAGGACCTGGAGGAGGGGTCCCCGGCGGAGGAGGGTTGCTGGCACCCCTGGCGGGACCCGGCGGAGGAGGACGAGGAGCGGGGCAGCTCCGGGGGGGACGAGGGGCCCTGGGGGGCAGAGAGCGATGGGGACCCCTACCCCGAGCTCTCCTACGAGGGCCGGTGGGGCTCGGGGTCCAGTGCCAGCCCTGAGCCATCGCAGGACGGCCAGGCTCTCTGCCAGCCCCGCAGCTGCAGCACGGACCGTGGGGACACCTCGGGGCTGTCGGACgccagccctggccctgccaccCCGTCCCGCCGTCACCGGGGCTGGGACACAGCCAGGGATGCCGGAGgggggcacgggcagggctgGACCCCGAGCCAGAGCCTCCTGCTGCACCTCTCCACCGATGACCTCCGTGATGCCACCGCCAGCACCCAGCCTGTCCCCGAGCCCCAgccggctggggctgcccccggcaccgctgcctcggcacccacccgGGAGCCCTggggcaccgggaccccccctgCGCCCCAGCTGCACCCCAGGTCCCGGCTGCCCAAGAAAGTGGCGCCCGCGGTGCTGGCCCCCAAACCCGGCCATCAATCGCCATCCCGGAGCCCCCGGCAGCGGCACGCGGGTGGGAAGCAGGCGAGACATCCCTCGGGATCGGGCACCGGCACGGGCGATGGCACCCAGTACGGCCGGGGGCGGCTCAACCACCCCCTGCCCGACCTCTCCAAGGTGGAGGCGCGGGTGAAGTTCGACCAGAGCTaccggccgccgcggggccgaGCCCTGCCCGCTCGCCCCAGGGCCACGGGTGGCCCCGTGGGCTTCAAGTCCCCGGCCGAAATCGTGCGGGAGGTGCTGCTGAGCAGCGGGGAGGGcgtccccccgcagccccccaccgCCACCGGGCTGCCGCAGGAGTTCAGGTCCCCCAGGCAAGCCACCCAGCTGGTGCAGCAGCTCCAGGTAACGCCCAGTTCTCCCAGTTCAGCCAGAGAGGCCTTACTGGGAGGGTCTCCGGGGTTGGGGGGGACCAGGGGGTGGAGGCGAAATGGAGACGTCACCAGCCCCATGAGCCAGCCCTGTGTCACCGATGGGGGGTTTGGCGCTGGTCACCTCTTCCTGGTCCTTCATGGCGAGGAGGGAAGGACCAGGCAGGGATGTGGGTGGCTCTCAGGGATGAAGGCAGGGATGCTCGTGTGCCCCCCCAGTAAGCTTGTGCCACCCCCCCCAATGTTCATTGTCCCCGGGATGCTTGTCCCCTGGGATGCCCTCCTGTCCCCTGGGAGGAGCGGGAGGCTGTCCCCCACGCAGAGAAACGGGGGTCACATCTGCACCAGACTGGCTGGCTGCTTTGGGGGGTGGGTTTCTGCACCCCACGGTGTCCCCCACTcgtgggacaccccccccccacccccagccctgtcaTCCCCACACAGGGCTGCCTCCCTGCGTGCTGCATCCCCCTTTACCTCCCTCCCCTCGAGCATCCTCCGAGCCCCTGTCCCCACACCGGGTGCCGTCACCCGCTGcgtgtcccctccccgcaggACGACTACCACAAGCTGCTGACCAAGTACGCCGAGGCCGAGAACACCATCGACCAGCTGCGCCTGGGCGCCAGGGTGGgtactggggaggggggaaaccccGCTCTGCTCCCCCCTTCCCGGGGTTATTCAGGGCGTCTTCCTCCCCCGGCCctactcttcctcctcccagggAGCTGCGGTTGAGCAAGCCcagcccggggaagggggggagggtgTGAGGCTGCTGCAAAGCCAGTGTCCCCCCTCAGCGGGTTCCCCTCCGCTGTGCCGAAACAGCCCCGAAATGGCGGGGGTGGCTGCCGGGCACGTCACCGACATGGCAGGAGAGCGGGGCGGAAGCGTGTCCCCGTGTCACCTCCCGCCCTGCACCGCTGCatgagtggggaaactgaggcagggccgGTGCCCAGCTGTGTCCCGTGCCCACGCTGTGCCCCCCGCCTTCCCCTCTGGCTGCCTGCCGTCCCCATGGGGGCAGGCGTTGAGGGTGGGCAGTGCCAGggttggggtgcagggtgggcGCCCCCAATCCCCTCTTGCCGCCCCCAGGTGAGCCTGTACGCCGACCCGCCGCAGCCCAGCCGCAGCCTCTCGGTGGGCACCGTGGGCACCGGCTGCCGGGTGATGGCCCTCAGCATCCCGCAGGCCAGGACGGCCGCTTTCAGCatggccccggccccgccatccTCACCGGGCACAGGTGGGTTGAACCGTGTTCCCCCATCCAGCTCATCACCCTCCCGCTCCGGTATGTGGGGGGGTGTTCAGCCGAAATCCTGTACCCACGGCTTCCCCAAGGCACGGGGACACCTTGTTCTTGTGTTTCTCATGATGACActggaagggctggagcccctctgctgtggggacaggctgagagagctgggggggttcagcctggagaagagaaggctccgcggagaccttccagccccttccagtccctaaaggggctccaggaaagctggggagggactctggatcagggaggggagccgtgggacaagggggaacggttttaaactggaagaggggagatttagattggatatcaggaagaaattctttgctgtgagggcggtgagcccctggcccaggttgcccagagaagctgtggctgccccatccctggaggggttcaaggccaggttggacggggcttggagcaacctgttctggtgggagatgtccctgcccagggcagggtgtggcactgggtgggctttaaggtcccttccaacccaaaccattccgtgattcttaCAGCTCCAGCACCGGGACCACCAGACCGGGCAGGATCACTCCagcctccttccccccctccgcccggggggggctgccccaccTGCCCGGGGCCGTGCCGCTGCCCGGGGACCCAGCTGACACGGACACTGGTGGGACAGACCCACAAGCTGCAGGCACAGGCAAGCCCCGGGTTGTTGGGGGGTGGAACACAGGGTGGGGGGCAGCAATagtgggggggctcagccctttCTCTCCCGGCCAGGTGGAATCCTTCGAAGGCTGGATGCGGGCAGGGAGCCCCACGCCTCAGGAGCAGCTCCAGGTGGgtcagccccttcccagccccccagcccggggaTGCGTGGTGAggccgggggggtggcggggaccAGGCTGGGACATTGCGCTTCTGCCGCAGAGGTTTAGGAAGCTGAAGGATGCTCAGGACGCTCTGGAGCGGGCGTACCTGCGAGCCCGGCACCAGCACCCGGGGGCCTCGGGGGACTTCGATCCCGATCGGTAAGTGCttgccccccgccgccccctccccagccaaacCCCGGTGCTGCGGGGTCCGGTGTCTCCCCGTTACCGATGGCCGCTGTCTTGCAGGGCGGTGGAAGGGGAGATTTTCCACCTGGGGCTGCGCCTGGAGGAGCTGAAGGAGCGGCtggagcccggggctggggggaagctccccccgcagcccccagcccagccccgctccccaccagccccttccccaccaccgACCGCCGCCTCCCCACGCCCCGAGGTGAGCTGGGCAAGGCTGCGGGGGGGcggacggggctggggggtggggggcataGATGCTGGGGTGGGGGCGCCCTGCTGTGGCTGGGGTGGGCGTCATGCTTCTCCCATCCCCTTTCGCTGTGCCCTGCAGAGCCCCGCGCTGACGGAGGGTCcccgggggacagcgggggacagCGAGGCGGTGACGGGGGGGTTGCCCCGGCGCCTCTGGCACAAGCAGCTACGAGTGGAGGAGGATTTTGGTGACCTGCTGGCCCAGTGAGTGTCCTCACGGTGGGGCTGGGCCGGTGGGGGGACATGGGCAGGGAGCCACTTCCCAAAACTACCATCTCctgcctgtgtgtcccccccccaggtaCAAGCACTTCAAGTCCTTGCCGGAATCGCTGAGCCTGGAGCAGCTGAGCGTGGCAGAGAGCGGGTGCCAGGAGGAGGCGGATGGACCTGCAGCAGGGGACAGTGGCCCCAGCCAGGTCCCCTGCAGGACACGGTCACTAGAAGAGGAGGCCGACCTCGAGACCTCCTCCCTGTAAGTGTTGTGGGAGGACAAGTGCCCCAGGTAGGGCCAGTGGGGGGTTTTACGTCAGGACTCAGCTTTTACCTCACTGGCATTGATAGGCTTCAGAGTTAACAGCCTCCATGGGAGAGCTGGCCGCACCAGGGCATTTCCCCACATTTGGGGGTGCTCTGCCCCATCGCTCATGCTCCATCCTCCCCCCACAGGCACCCCTCGGAGAGGAGAGCCGCTCTGCTGCCCCCCGAGGAGCTCCCATGGccaggggggacacggggccacCTGTCGCCTGCCACCGCTGAGGACCTGCCGGCTGTAGCCAAGCCCCTCCTGGGGCTCCCCGAGCCACCGCTGGCACCCCTGTCCCGCCGCAGCAGTGGggtgggcagctctgccacccaGCACCGGCCCCGCAAGGTGAGTCCCCCGGGACTGCGGGTCCccgtcccccagcacccctggaCCCCGCTGGGGGGTGCGCGGCACCAATCCTGCCCTCCCTGGTGCCCCTGCAGGAGCAACGCATTGTGTCACCGGAGACAGACAGCGGCTTCGTGGGCTCGGAGGCCAGCAGAGTGTCACCCCCCGTGCACACCCCTGAACACCGTCCCCCCGGCACCGGGTACAGCTCAGGGTCCCTGCCCTCATCCCAGGGTGGGGATTTGGGGACACAGGCTGTCAGCTCTGTCAGGGGGGATTTGGGGCGTTgaaggggagcagggatgggggaagAGGTGACGAGGacgtggggagcagggagggggtgctgggggggttggAGATGTGCAGGGTGGCCCATGGCCAGGGGGTGAGCAGTGGGAGCTGCCTACATGACCCCTCCCATCCCCAGGACCCCCGGCTCACCGGGACCCTCCATTCCCGTCCCCACGACCCTCTGTCCTCCGCGGAAGGGAGAGGTGACCCCGCTTCCCTCCAAGCCGGCGCTGATGGGCATCTACCCCGCGGGCAGGCAGAGGGGCACGGGGGGGCTCcgcctgccccccagcaccccttcaCAGAGCAGCTCCCCCCCCCGCTGGGCCGAGAGCGCAGGCAGTGAGGCGGGACCCGACGGTGACGGTGAAGGCAGTGACGGTGACGGCAGTGAGTAGGCAGCGTTTCGGGGAGAGACGTGTCCCCAGGGAgagagtttggggggggggggccctggctctgcagggagggggggCTCTGGTTtgtggtgtcccccagccccctcgGGGTGCTGGCCCGGGGGTGCCTCCCGCCTGCTGGCTCTgctctcccaggtctctccctgggcaggggggggatacccccacgtccctcagctcaccttccccccccccagccccagctcacaTGGACTCAGAGGCAGAAGGCAGGAGCTGCACCAGCACCGGCGGCCGCCCCCCCACCATGGCCAGGGACCCGGCCAGCCCCCCAGCGTCCCCCGAAACACCATCCCCCACCCCGCTGTCGCTCCACCCGGCTCGCTGCGACCTGCTGGGCTCCCGTCTGGAGCGCGAGTGAGTGTCTATGTACCCCTACCCTCCCCAAAACCGGGCTGAACTGCCCCCCCCACCTgacacagggacacccccccccccccccccccccccccccgccaagcaaAGTCCCCAAAGGCACCTGCCTCTTccccccgggcagcagcaggttttCCCTTCCCGGAGAGCCAGGACCTAGCTGGAGCTGAGTCCTCCAAACTCGTGACACGTGTGGGCTGGCTGAGACTGGACCTCAGTGCAGGCGAGCCCCGGGCTCGGTTTTGGGGAGCATCCCTGCATGAGCCGCTAGGTCCTGGCTAGTGGGGATGGAGACGGACATGgggtctgggggtgggggggacagggctgcaccCCCCGCCGCAGCCAGCACCGCTGGGAGCTTCGCTGGCTGCAGGCGTCCCTCACCATGGCATCTGTCCTGCGGCAGCCAGGCCATCCGGGCGCTGCGGGACGAGGTgtggcggctgcggcggcggctggAGGAGAGCCTGCGCCGCTCCCGCAGCTATCCCGAGGGGAAAGCCGCCCCACGAACCCCCCCAGCCAGGAGCCAGCCGGCGGCCAGTGGACCATCGTCCCCCAGGGACACAGCGCCCTCCGGGTAGGTGGCAAGAgggaccccggggagggggggaagaaggcagcagccaCCCCTGCTTGGTGGCAGCACTGTGTCCCATgggcctggggacaccccccagTTTGTCCCATTTCTGCTGTGACCTGGGAGAGGTTGGgctttgggggcgggggggcaggaccGGCAGCCTGTCTGCACCAGGGCGGTGGGTCAAGGGGATGCCTGAGGGGACACTGAGGGGTCTGGGTGGTGACAGTGGCTCTGTCCCCTCCGCAGGGAGCCGAGCCCCCCGGCGCGGGGCAGGGTGACCCCCAGGGTCGCACCCACGAGGAGGGGGAGGTCGGCGTCGCTGCCGCGGGACAGGCCGGCGCTGGACCTCAGTAAGTGGGACCCTGCCGGGGTGGGGAcggaggggacagcggggacacccccctgcacgccgcttcccccctccccgaacGGAGCGGGGGGacccgcggggctggggcaggtccCGGTGGCCCCGGGGGACCCAGCACCGCTCAGCCTGTGGCCGGATCCTGCAGACCTTGGGCACGGACCCTCCGGATCCCACCCCACATCCGTCTCCTCCGCCGCAGCCTCCGAGTCGGACCCCTCGCCTGCCGGGCCccgggcccccccctccccgcggaaCATCCCTGGGAACCCCCCGGGTGCGGTGACATTTCGGGGACAGTACACAGGTGGGTGCCAGCGGCGGTCAGTGCCGGGGGGTGGCATCCCTGGTGGCGGCGTGCTCCGGCCGCACTCACGCTGGGTTTTGGCAGGGACACGGTACCCGGTGGGGACACCGCgcgcccccccagcaccccaagaaGAGCCAGGAGCCCCGGGATGCCCCCGGTGCCGCGGGAACGGGATGCCATCGGGTGAGTGGCCCCGGGAACAGCCCCCGGCCCCTTCTGGCCTTCTCTAACGTCCCTGCTAATGACTTTCAATTCGTTAATTACAGAGGCTCGGGGGTGTCCCCGCTGCCCCTTGGCCAGACCCCCCCTTCCCTGGGgtgcctgcccagctccctgctgctggctgcagccactGGTGTCACTGGGAGCAGCGGGaacctgtccccagccccgtcctTTAGATAATGGTTAACCCACCCCGTTCCCGGGCGACAGCGCTGTGTCCccccgtcccctgtcccctctgtccctcatgtcccctctgtccctcatGTCCCCTGCCTGGAACCGAGCTGGATGCAGGCAGAGTGCTTTGCAGCACCCCCCGCTTTTTGCAGACCTCCTTGTTTTGAAgaggcccccccccggccccgtctcCTTTGCagactccctccctcccttttgcAGACCCCCCCCCTTTTTGCAGACCCCCCCCCTTTATTGCAGACACCCCCTTTCCAGACTATCCTTTTTGCAGACCCCCCCCTTTTCAAGCCACCCCCTTTTTGCAGACCCCCCCCGTTGCAGACCCTCCTATTCAGCCCCCCCCTTTTTGCAGACCCTCCCCTTTTTGCAGAGCCCCCCCCTTTTCAGATGCCCCTTTTTGCAGACCCCCCCCTTTTTGCAGACTCCCCCTTTCCAGACCCACCTTTTTTGCAGATCCCCCCTGTTGCAGACCCTCCTGTTCAGACCCCACTTTTTGCAGACACCCCCTCTTTTTTCAGATCCCCCCTGTTGCAGACCCTTCCCCTTTTCGCAgactcccccccctttttccgaCCCCCCTTTTTGCAGACATTCCCCCTTCGTGCAGACACCCCCTCCTTTTTTCAGACCCCTCCTTTTTGCAGACGCCTCCCCTTTTTGCAGACCCCCCCATTTTCAGACCCCTCCTTTTTGCAGACGCCTCCCCTTTTTGCAGACCCTCCCCTTTtcagccccccccaaacctctctgctcttt
The genomic region above belongs to Rissa tridactyla isolate bRisTri1 chromosome 14, bRisTri1.patW.cur.20221130, whole genome shotgun sequence and contains:
- the AKNA gene encoding microtubule organization protein AKNA isoform X1 — protein: MKSGAGGGFGPRRPGPDGVKKFAAAKLQEAPQASFPTSAKARLPRRRRKVLGRSEGWCLGDPQRGGGDGDVAGMLVGAPPGRGGDDVTYIRDKEVPSPLPPPPPPPGHEAAQVTGTRCLRAMASPAPWLRWTQTELTRWEGEEEEEEEEEEEEEDDFGRRMDEDGVIGLGEAAGSPPWGDGEDLEEGSPAEEGCWHPWRDPAEEDEERGSSGGDEGPWGAESDGDPYPELSYEGRWGSGSSASPEPSQDGQALCQPRSCSTDRGDTSGLSDASPGPATPSRRHRGWDTARDAGGGHGQGWTPSQSLLLHLSTDDLRDATASTQPVPEPQPAGAAPGTAASAPTREPWGTGTPPAPQLHPRSRLPKKVAPAVLAPKPGHQSPSRSPRQRHAGGKQARHPSGSGTGTGDGTQYGRGRLNHPLPDLSKVEARVKFDQSYRPPRGRALPARPRATGGPVGFKSPAEIVREVLLSSGEGVPPQPPTATGLPQEFRSPRQATQLVQQLQDDYHKLLTKYAEAENTIDQLRLGARVSLYADPPQPSRSLSVGTVGTGCRVMALSIPQARTAAFSMAPAPPSSPGTAPAPGPPDRAGSLQPPSPPPPGGGCPTCPGPCRCPGTQLTRTLVGQTHKLQAQVESFEGWMRAGSPTPQEQLQRFRKLKDAQDALERAYLRARHQHPGASGDFDPDRAVEGEIFHLGLRLEELKERLEPGAGGKLPPQPPAQPRSPPAPSPPPTAASPRPESPALTEGPRGTAGDSEAVTGGLPRRLWHKQLRVEEDFGDLLAQYKHFKSLPESLSLEQLSVAESGCQEEADGPAAGDSGPSQVPCRTRSLEEEADLETSSLHPSERRAALLPPEELPWPGGTRGHLSPATAEDLPAVAKPLLGLPEPPLAPLSRRSSGVGSSATQHRPRKEQRIVSPETDSGFVGSEASRVSPPVHTPEHRPPGTGTPGSPGPSIPVPTTLCPPRKGEVTPLPSKPALMGIYPAGRQRGTGGLRLPPSTPSQSSSPPRWAESAGSEAGPDGDGEGSDGDGTPAHMDSEAEGRSCTSTGGRPPTMARDPASPPASPETPSPTPLSLHPARCDLLGSRLERDQAIRALRDEVWRLRRRLEESLRRSRSYPEGKAAPRTPPARSQPAASGPSSPRDTAPSGEPSPPARGRVTPRVAPTRRGRSASLPRDRPALDLNLGHGPSGSHPTSVSSAAASESDPSPAGPRAPPSPRNIPGNPPGAVTFRGQYTGTRYPVGTPRAPPAPQEEPGAPGCPRCRGNGMPSGTFPDTLAPLSVAGSRAGDATRPPRHSTPRRTRCPTCRAPTGAPASGDRDGATHAERGPGGTSPPSSHVRPRAEKPEQPGVWYLVASPGATPAIGCLAPVPLVPYAPPLLYCSPAVPTSAPAMAGVPLRHPEGLGGAEHLPRPHAAAHRRCLRLDLEELEELNRSLSRAVEAAQGMRLTTTRMSRALGAELSRARHLRGSCLF